A stretch of DNA from Planctomycetota bacterium:
CATAATCTTATGTCATTTTTTGGGTTCGCATCAACAGAAAGGTTATGCGCGCGGTTGCCGCCCCACGTCGGCCATTTTGTTTCACTATCTACCACGGGCTCCGGGGTCGATGCCAGATTTTCAATCAGTTTTACGATTTCCGGAATGAGACGCGCCTTGCCGCCAAACCAGACCTTTTGGTCTGCATAATTAGAATCAAGTAATTTGACCAGGTCGCGGTATCTTTCGCCGTCGCCCGAAAACTTTGCCAGGCTTGCCATCTGGGCGTATATCACCGCTTTCGGAAGGTTACTGTCCGGATAAAGGTTGATTATCATATCCCAATATAAAAACGCCTCTCCGGCCTGACCTTTTTCCAGCATATTCTCCGCCAGGGCGTTGGCGGCATCGTCCCCGCGGGAAGCAAAAAACATCTCGGAAACTATCCGCCGCAAGATTTCATCATCATTCGCGGCTAAAGCCTTTTCAAACAATGCCTCACTGGTTGCGTCATACATCTGGCGGTAGATTTCCAGTTCCTGCGGATATTTAATCATTTGCTGGTAGAAATAATTCTTCACCCCGACATAGCGTTTCGTCTGGAGCTCATAAACCGCATCCGGATATTTCTTCATGGCAAGCTGGTACTGTTCGATTGCCTCGCGCCAATGGTTGGTGCTTTCATAGTCGGCCGCCCTTTTAAGGTATGTCTTTACCTCACCTTCTTCGATGTATATATTTTTGCTTTGAGCGGAAAGACGCGGCAACAAAATACAAACAACGATAAAACACGCGGCCAGCAAAACTGTTTTCCTAACCTTATCGGGAATACTCATAAGATATTAAATCTATCCGAAAACCTCTTAAATGTCAAGAATAACTTTAGCAAGTTATGTTATACGGGATTATTGGAACAGGCTTTCAAAAAACTCAGTGCCGTCTGCCCGTAATCACGCCGGTCAAAACATGACAGGTGTTTTAAAGGAAACCGCACCGGTTCCGGTGTCGGAACCCCTGATTTACCGGCATCCTTTTCTTCGGCCGGATGTGGAAATTGCCTGGTTGTATGCTCCAAAACCATCATCGCATCCGGTGAAACAAGCTTGCCCGCGACCATTTCATCCATTATCTCCAAAAGTTTCACCCTGGTGTGTATTTCCGGCTCCAAAAACCTGTAAGGCGGTGCAATGAAAACAATATCCGGCCTGTAATTGCTTGATGATAAATAATTGATTATTTTAAACGCATCCAGGAAAACCGCCTTTGACTGGCGCTCGAATTTCAGGGACTCGATATTTTTCCTGATGACGTTAAAACTTTCCCGGTGATATTCCGTGAAAAGGCAAAAATCAGCGCCCCGGCTTATTGATTCAAAGCCTAAAGCACCCGTGCCGGCAAAAAGGTCAAGCACTTTGCTCCCCGGTAAAAACTCCCTAATGATGTTGAAAAGAGAATCCCGGACCCTGCCAAGCATCGGCCTAGTCTGGCCGCCTTTGGGGCTGAATAACCAGCGTCCCCTCGCCGTTCCTGCTATTATCCTGATGCGTGAATTTGTCATGCCTCTATATTACCAAAAGTATTATACCCAGCGCAATAAACAAAATACTTATCAATAACTTATTTAAAACTGCGTTCCTCTGCGCGAATGATTCCATCTCCCTGGAACTTATCCCGAAATATACCAGGAGAAAAACTACCACCAAAGGAAGGATAAACATAGTATTGTAAAGCACCAGATACATAAACGCATGCGCCTTAAGCTCCGGGTCTTTCAGGACCATGAGAATGGTCGGCAGATAAATCTGGCCGGTGCAAACCGCTTCGAATAACGTCACCAAAAACCCGATTGCCGCCGCCCCCAAAACCAGACCTCTCGCCTTAAGGTTGTTCCTGATAACTGCATGTATCTTTTGTTTCAAGGAAAGCGGCAGCTGCAAAAACATGCCCGATGATTTCCTGGTTTTTACATATAGAAACAGGTCATGCAGGCTGAGCATCGCAAAGATAAACGACATTGCAGATATGGCATAAGGGATAATCCGGTCCATTTTCCCGTAGAATGAAAACTGCCGGATTGCATTGAAGACACCCAACCCCAAAAGTAAATATGTGATGAATACCGTGGCGATATAAAACACGCCTGCCACCAGGATGGCACGCCTTTGTAATCCGGCAAAAGCCAGGAAAGAAACGAAGAAAACCACCGTGGCAAAGGCGCACGGGTTAAAACCGTCCAGTAATCCCGCCCCGATTAATGTGATTACATCAAAAGCCCTGAAGCGTTCTTTAGCGGAATCAAGAGCATTTGCATCTGCCGGGCAAAACGGCGCCACCAGAACCAATAAAACCAACGCCGCCAAAAAGGTGATTAACACCTTGCGCATATCTTGAAACATTTATTATTCCGGCTTTTTTCGGGTCAACTTCTCTTTCCAGAGTTTTATCTTATCTTCCATCATCCGGTCACTTGCACCATCCGGATTATACATGATATACATTTTGCCGTCTTCAATCGCTTCTTCATATTTACTCGCAATCTCATAGCATGAAGCCCGGTTATAATAGCTGCTCGGCTCTTTAGGATTCAGCTTAATCGACTCGGTAAAATCCGCAATGGCTTTATCAATATCCTGCTTTAAAAGATATACATAACCCCGGTTGTGGTACAACAGCGCGTCACCCGGCTTAATTACAATCGCTTTGGTAAAATCAGCAACCGCCTGGTCAAACCTGCCTTCAGTCATATACTTTTTCCCACGGTAAGTATATGCCATGTGAAGCTCAAAGAAATGCTGGTCCGGGTATTTTTCGGCAATTTCAATCGCCTTTTCAAAATCCGCCAATGTTTTATTCGATTGCTGCCTTAGCCCATAAATATACCCGCGCCCGATATAAAGACGGCAATCATAGCCTTTCCCGGATTCTATGCCTTTATTAAAATAGTAAAAAGACTTGTCATAATCCTGCAAGCTTGCATAAGCAGCCCCTATGTAAGAATATGATTTCGGGTTTTCCGGGTCAAACTTAATGGCTTTTTCCAAATCCGCAATCGCTTTTTTATATTCGCCATTTTCAGAATACTGGCTGCCTCTTGCCCGGTAAGCATTTCCCAATTCTTTCATCGACTTGAACGGCATCGTCTCAAAAATCCTGATGGCTTCATTGAAATCCGCCAGAGCCTTTTCCAAATCGCCTTTATGATTATAAATCTCGGCGCGCCTTAAATATACCACATAGCCGATGTCGTTACAAACAGGCTCCACTTCAATCGACCTGTTAAAATCAGCCAGGGCTTTTTCAGCTTCGCCTAATTCCACGTAAACAGAACCGCGGTAGTATAAATCAACGGGGTCTTTCGGCAATATTTTCAGCGATTTATTGTAATATTCAAGCGCCTTATCGTAAGTGCCCATGGCATAATAAAAATACGCCAGCGAGCTTTGAACGCTGAAACGGTCTTCCCCTAAC
This window harbors:
- the rsmD gene encoding 16S rRNA (guanine(966)-N(2))-methyltransferase RsmD; amino-acid sequence: MTNSRIRIIAGTARGRWLFSPKGGQTRPMLGRVRDSLFNIIREFLPGSKVLDLFAGTGALGFESISRGADFCLFTEYHRESFNVIRKNIESLKFERQSKAVFLDAFKIINYLSSSNYRPDIVFIAPPYRFLEPEIHTRVKLLEIMDEMVAGKLVSPDAMMVLEHTTRQFPHPAEEKDAGKSGVPTPEPVRFPLKHLSCFDRRDYGQTALSFLKACSNNPV